Proteins found in one Amphiprion ocellaris isolate individual 3 ecotype Okinawa chromosome 22, ASM2253959v1, whole genome shotgun sequence genomic segment:
- the rpl7 gene encoding 60S ribosomal protein L7 — MADAEKKVPSVPESLLKRRKAFAAMKAMRVKKVLAEKKARKVTRKLIYKRAEKYHKEYRSMYRREIRLARTARKVGNYYVPSEPKLAFVIRIRGINGVSPKVRKVLQLLRLRQIFNGVFVKLNKASINMLRIAEPYIAWGYPNLKSVRELIYKRGHGRMRKQRIALTDNALVEKALGKYGIICVEDLIHEIYTVGKNFKPANNFLWPFKLSSPRGGMNKKTTHFVEGGDAGNREDQINRMIRRMN, encoded by the exons ATGGCGGACGCAGA AAAAAAGGTGCCGTCGGTCCCTGAGAGCCTTTTGAAAAGGCGAAAGGCCTTCGCGGCCATGAAGGCCATGCGTGTGAAGAAGGTGCTGGCTGAGAAAAAG GCCCGCAAGGTGACCAGGAAATTAATCTACAAGAGGGCTGAGAAGTACCACAAGGAGTACAGGTCGATGTACAGGCGTGAAATCCGTCTGGCCCGTACTGCTCGCAAAGTGGGAAACTACTATGTGCCATCTGAGCCCAAACTGGCTTTTGTCATCAGGATCAGAGG TATCAATGGCGTTAGCCCCAAGGTCCGCAAAGTCCTGCAGCTGCTCCGTCTGCGTCAGATCTTCAACGGTGTGTTTGTCAAGCTGAACAAGGCTTCCATCAACATGCTGAGGATTGCCGAGCCTTACATTGCTTGGGG GTACCCCAACCTGAAGTCTGTGCGTGAGCTCATCTACAAACGTGGCCACGGCAGGATGAGGAAACAGCGCATCGCCCTCACAGACAACGCTCTGGTGGAGAAGGCCCTCG GCAAATACGGCATCATCTGCGTGGAGGACCTCATCCATGAGATTTACACAGTTGGAAAGAACTTCAAGCCCGCCAACAACTTCCTGTGGCCCTTCAAGCTGTCGTCACCCCGTGGTGGTATGAACAAGAAGACCACACACTTTGTGGAGGGAGGAGACGCCGGCAACAGGGAGGATCAGATCAACAGAATGATCAGGAGGATGAACTGA
- the si:ch211-171b20.3 gene encoding uncharacterized protein si:ch211-171b20.3, with protein sequence MMTYQVNASIPTAKAFISQGSSSCSQRGPDASGYPTYRNFGMGAGGGGGHAAFRQNQIRKFPVIPPLSKSRDGKTLLSGFIAEGMPNLTKDDSLESENNDPEKDICGRHFLFDKKCARLERTRTVIPPLPRDYHVHRTGNLHPLSLSKELSHSHAGRPFTLGYPERYELNTNPAILFPSTLVLNGRNTFSVKNCTLSRPKVNYPTFNLPTVKDNQKSQIYPDPMVGASRSFIHRISELSSLEGETVRQEKLKKMRKPKKPPS encoded by the exons ATGATGACCTACCAGGTAAACGCATCGATACCCACCGCAAAGGCTTTCATCTCACAGGGAAGCTCGAGTTGCAGCCAGCGCGGCCCTGATGCTTCTGGATACCCAACATACAGGAACTTCGGGAtgggagcaggaggaggaggaggacatgcAGCTTTCAGACAGAATCAAATAAGGAAATTTCCCGTCATACCACCCTTGAGCA aaTCCAGAGATGGGAAAACCTTGCTGAGCGGCTTCATAGCTGAAGG TATGCCTAACTTAACCAAAGATGACAGCCTGGAATCAGAGAATAATGACCCAGAGAAGGACATCTGTGGGAGGCACTTtctgtttgacaaaaaat gtgcGAGGTTGGAGAGAACCAGAACAGTGATTCCTCCACTGCCAAGAGACTACCATGTGCACCGCACTGGTAACCTGCATCCCTTAAGCCTGTCCAAGGAGCTTTCCCACAGCCATGCAGGGCGGCCCTTCACCCTGGG CTACCCTGAAAGATACGAACTGAACACGAATCCAGCCATCCTCTTTCCATCGACTTTAGTCCTCAACGGCAGAAACACCTTCTCAGTTAAGAACTGCACGCTCAGCAG GCCTAAGGTGAACTATCCGACCTTCAACCTACCGACTGTTAAAGACAATCAGAAAA GCCAGATCTATCCAGACCCAATGGTCGGAGCCTCTCGCTCTTTTATCCACAGGATATCTGAGCTGTCCTCTTTGGAGGGCGAGACGGTGAGACAAGAAAAGCTCAAGAAAATGCGGAAACCTAAAAAACCTCCATCCTGA